One part of the Salvelinus fontinalis isolate EN_2023a chromosome 4, ASM2944872v1, whole genome shotgun sequence genome encodes these proteins:
- the LOC129852830 gene encoding coiled-coil domain-containing protein 157-like, whose protein sequence is MCINWPCKHEARYSTSDQNSKITASSIPSCLPLISTDTRNVSCQTVVSSLVPCDACAQVQSSLRETGDALVELCRSEGLPSSLQRLLVAVDDTLEQGRLTAGDVSQWSIEQRRDMGRVGKHLLEVRSTVQPLRNSLQAAEREREEFRAQLGRAQEELKHERATHQASKKQLEQRLQEAQVSREETERRLQEELEELRRGTVSLEDSNSKLKAGISLQKERLHKLECERDELHQEVKTMQVEEEARSKLEEKTQVLEAQLSTTQLLLDKEKSKYQNACRQQESLQAKQRSLLERVDALDQECEELQGQLGKSEDRQTDLQERLTHISEEKDQLETQLTQEQALCSELQQEKQRLESHVGELKDSVNQLRGEVQELAQRERLMVAFPELTPLPQGSPQSTGDVLGDMEQQFQANYVRIRVLEQENSTLHSSLVKLRDISQLGASMVESKITCPSSCGFTQSLPDTPRESQLKPTPYVQNSPLQTSSAGLLKYGVRKKGADEGAVPMEMRPRDHLSTATSSFSATSTTSLVHQQTLRLSPDTSAARTYTRIPQASRTRSVCMHTRKK, encoded by the exons ATGTGTATCAATTGGCCTTGTA AGCACGAAGCAAGATATTCAACAAGTGATCAAAACTCCAAAAT AACAGCAAGCAGCATCCCCTCCTGCCTTCCCCTTATATCCACGGACACTCGTAATGTAAGTTGCCAGACAGTAGTGTCATCCCTTGTCCCCTGTGATGCCTGTGCTCAGGTCCAGTCCAGTTTGAGGGAGACTGGTGATGCTCTTGTGGAGCTGTGTCGGAGCGAGGGCCTTCCCTCCTCTCTGCAGCGCCTTCTGGTGGCTGTGGATGACACCCTGGAGCAGGGCCGTCTGACTGCAGGAGATGTGTCCCAGTGGTCCATAGAGCAGCGCAGGGACATGGGCCGGGTGGGTAAGCATCTGCTGGAGGTGCGGTCCACAGTGCAGCCTCTCAGAAACAGCCTTCAGGCAGCGGAAAGGGAACGGGAGGAGTTCAGGGCTCAGCTGGGTAGGGCACAAGAGGAACTGAAGCATGAAAGGGCAACACACCAAGCCAGCAAAAAACAGCTGGAGCAAAGACTGCAGGAGGCCCAGGTATctagggaggagacagagaggagactgcAGGAAGAACTTGAGGAACTAAGGAGAG GAACCGTGTCCCTGGAGGATAGCAACTCCAAACTGAAGGCAGGGATTAGTTTGCAAAAAGAAAGGTTACACAAACTTG agtgtgagagagatgagCTACATCAGGAAGTGAAGACCatgcaggtagaggaagaggcacGGAGTAAATTAGAGGAGAAGACACAAGTGCTGGAGGCTCAACTGTCCACTACTCAGCTCTTACTTGACAAGGAGAAATCCAAGTACCAGAATGCTTGTCGCCAACAGGAG TCACTGCAGGCCAAGCAGAGGTCTCTGCTGGAGCGAGTGGATGCTCTGGACCAGGAGTGTGAGGAGCTTCAGGGACAGTTAGGGAAGAGTGAGGACCGACAGACAGACCTACAGGAACGACTGACACACATCTCAGAGGAGAAGGACCAACTTGAAACCCAGCTCACCCAAGAACAG GCCTTGTGTTCTGAGCTTCAGCAGGAGAAGCAGAGACTGGAGAGTCACGTGGGTGAGCTGAAAGACAGTGTGAAtcagttgagaggagaggtgcagGAGTTAGCCCAGAGGGAGAGGCTGATGGTGGCTTTCCCGGAGCTCACCCCCCTGCCTCAGGGATCTCCACAGA GCACAGGGGATGTGTTGGGGGATATGGAGCAGCAGTTTCAGGCTAACTATGTTCGGATTAGGGTTCTGGAGCAGGAGAATAGCACCCTGCACAGTAGCCTGGTGAAACTGAGGGATATATCCCAACTAGGGGCCTCCATGGTGGAGTCCAAG ATTACCTGCCCCAGCAGCTGTGGATTCACCCAGTCTCTGCCTGACACACCCAGAGAGAGCCAGCTAAAACCCACCCCCTATGTACAAAACAGCCCTCT TCAGACCTCCAGTGCAGGATTGTTGAAATATGGAGTGAGGAAGAAGGGAGCAGATGAAGGGGCCGTCCCTATGGAGATGAGGCCTCGGGATCACTTGTCCACCGCTACCTCGTCATTCTCTGCCACCTCCACTACATCTCTGGTGCACCAGCAGACCCTCCGACTCTCCCCTGATACCAGTGCAGCCAGAACCTACACAAGGATACCCCAGGCATCCAGAACCCGCTCTGTTTGCATGCACACGAGGAAGAAGTGA
- the LOC129853347 gene encoding coiled-coil domain-containing protein 157-like, whose amino-acid sequence MTHLLGRQDCVESLRRDLIDIQGAVLDVFSRTGPVRFPSWKFPDKLSCNLDLVSLLEQYDFVDGEEEFNQHSHIVLLELVIDR is encoded by the coding sequence ATGACACATCTCTTAGGACGTCAGGACTGCGTTGAAAGTCTCCGGAGAGATTTAATAGATATTCAAGGTGCTGTTCTCGATGTCTTCTCTCGGACAGGCCCAGTTCGATTTCCCTCCTGGAAGTTCCCAGATAAGCTTTCATGCAATCTGGACCTGGTGTCGCTATTAGAACAATACGACTTTGTTGATGGGGAAGAGGAATTCAATCAGCATTCACATATTGTTTTGCTGGAGTTGGTGATTGACAGGTAA
- the LOC129853345 gene encoding splicing factor 3A subunit 1-like isoform X1 translates to MPPGPVQIVQLEPNNRADESTEETPATKPIVGIIYPPPEVRNIVDKTASFVARNGPEFEARIRQNEINNPKFNFLNPNDPYHAYYRHKVNEFKEGKGQEPSAAVPKVMQQQALQNSQQLPQKLQAQVIHETVVPKEPPPEFEFIADPPSISAFDLDVVKLTAQFVARNGRQFLTQLMQKEQRNYQFDFLRPQHSLFNYFTKLVEQYTKILIPPKGLLIKLKRESENPREVLDQVRYRVEWAKFQERERKKEEEEREKERVSYAQIDWHDFVVVETVDFQPNEQGHFPPPTTPEELGARILTQERYDKFGESEEVEMEVESEDEEDDEREERDDGRPTQPDQDTQLQDMDEGSDDEEDGKAPLPPDNPMPPPLPPTPDQVIIRKDYDPKASKPQPPAKTLDEYLISPITGERIQASKMQEHMRIGLLDPRWLEQRDRGIRERQIEDEVYAPGMDIESSLKQLAERRTDIFGVEETAIGKKIGEEEIQKPEEKVTWDGHSGSMARTQQAAQANITLQEQIEAIHKAKGLVQEDESKEKIGPSKPELYHHHQSPLISSAPLLPKPNPPMNTMARAPPSMPPPVRTTLLSAVPVIPRPPMAPVQMRLAPGQVLTPMPPMMHAPRINVVPMPQPPHMMAPRPPPMVVPTSFVPAPPVPQPPRPDPQPPSHPPPRHDDEPASKKMKTEDNLIPEEDFLRIYKGSVSVKVQVPNMQDKTEWKLSGQALNFTVPLTDQVSVIKVKIHEATGMPAGKQKLQYEGIFIKDSNSLAYYNMNNGSVIHLALKERGGRKK, encoded by the exons ATGCCGCCTGGGCCTGTACAAATTGTTCAACTGGAGCCCAACAACAGG GCAGATGAGTCAACAGAGGAAACCCCAGCAACGAAACCCATAGTTGGGATCATCTATCCACCTCCTGAGGTCCGAAACATCGTCGACAAGACTGCCAGTTTTGTAGCCAG GAATGGACCAGAGTTCGAGGCAAGGATCCGTCAGAATGAGATCAACAACCCAAAGTTCAACTTCCTGAACCCCAACGACCCATACCATGCTTACTACCGCCACAAAGTCAATGAATTCAAGGAGGGCAAGGGCCAGGAGCCGTCTGCGGCCGTGCCAAAGGTCATGCAGCAGCAGGCCCTGCAGAACTCACAGCAGCTTCCTCAAAAG CTGCAGGCTCAAGTGATTCATGAGACAGTGGTGCCAAAGGAGCCTCCACCTGAGTTTGAGTTCATTGCTGACCCTCCTTCAATCTCAGCATTCGACCTGGATGTTGTCAAGCTGACCGCCCAGTTTGTGGCTCGCAACGGGCGCCAGTTCCTCACACAGCTCATGCAGAAAGAACAGCGAAACTACCAGTTTGACTTCCTGCGACCTCAACACAGCCTCTTCAACTACTTCACCAAGCTGGTCGAGCAGTACACTAAG ATTCTGATCCCTCCCAAGGGACTTCTGATAAAGCTGAAAAGAGAGTCTGAGAACCCCAGGGAGGTGCTGGACCAG GTGAGGTACCGTGTTGAATGGGCGAAGTTCCAAGAGCGTGAaaggaagaaggaggaggaggagcgggaGAAAGAACGTGTGTCCTACGCCCAAATTGACTGGCATGACTTTGTAGTGGTGGAGACCGTGGACTTTCAGCCTAATGAACAAG GCCACTTCCCCCCACCCACCACACCTGAGGAGCTGGGAGCTCGCATCCTGACCCAGGAGCGTTATGACAAgtttggagagagtgaggaggtggagatggaggttgaaagtgaggatgaggaggacgATGAGCGGGAGGAGCGGGATGATGGGCGTCCCACACAGCCTGATCAGGACACACAGCTGCAAGACATGGATGAG GGTTCTGATGACGAGGAAGATGGCAAGGCACCATTGCCCCCAGACAACCCCATGCCACCCCCACTGCCCCCTACTCCAGACCAGGTCATTATCCGCAAGGACTATGACCCCAAAG CCTCCAAGCCACAGCCTCCAGCCAAGACTCTGGATGAGTACCTCATCTCTCCCATCACGGGTGAGAGGATCCAAGCCAGTAAGATGCAGGAGCACATGCGCATTGGGCTACTGGATCCCCGCTGGCTAGAGCAGAGGGACCGGGGCATCAGAGAGAGGCAAATCGAGGACGAGGTTTACGCCCCTGGCATGGATATTGAGAGCAGCCTGAAACAGTTGGCTGAGAGGCGTACTGATATCTTTGGCGTGGAGGAGACAGCCATCGGTAAGAAGATTGGAGAAGAGGAGATCCAGAAGCCTGAGGAGAAG GTGACCTGGGATGGGCACTCTGGCAGCATGGCGCGTACTCAGCAAGCAGCACAGGCCAACATCACCCTACAGGAGCAGATTGAGGCCATTCACAAGGCCAAGGGACTGGTGCAGGAGGATGAAAGCAAAGAGAAGATTGGACCGAGCAAGCCTGAGCTTTACCATCATCATCAATCACCCCTTATCTCCTCTGCCCCCCTTCTGCCCAAACCCAACCCTCCAATGAACACGATGGCTCGGGCCCCTCCTTCC ATGCCGCCCCCTGTACGCACCACTCTCCTGTCAGCTGTGCCTGTGATTCCACGGCCCCCCATGGCCCCTGTGCAGATGCGCCTGGCCCCAGGGCAGGTTCTAACACCCATGCCTCCCATGATGCATGCTCCCCGCATCAACGTGGTACCCATGCCCCAACCACCTCACATGATGGCCCCCAGACCACCCCCCATGGTGGTACCAACTT CATTTGTCCCTGCTCCTCCTGTCCCGCAGCCCCCCCGCCCTGACCCGCAGCCACCTTCCCACCCACCCCCACGCCATGATGATGAGCCTGCCAGCAAGAAGATGAAGACAGAGGACAACCTTATACCAGAGGAGGATTTCCTCCGCATATACAAG gGTTCCGTGTCGGTCAAAGTACAAGTTCCCAACATGCAGGACAAGAC
- the LOC129853345 gene encoding splicing factor 3A subunit 1-like isoform X2 gives MPPGPVQIVQLEPNNRADESTEETPATKPIVGIIYPPPEVRNIVDKTASFVARNGPEFEARIRQNEINNPKFNFLNPNDPYHAYYRHKVNEFKEGKGQEPSAAVPKVMQQQALQNSQQLPQKAQVIHETVVPKEPPPEFEFIADPPSISAFDLDVVKLTAQFVARNGRQFLTQLMQKEQRNYQFDFLRPQHSLFNYFTKLVEQYTKILIPPKGLLIKLKRESENPREVLDQVRYRVEWAKFQERERKKEEEEREKERVSYAQIDWHDFVVVETVDFQPNEQGHFPPPTTPEELGARILTQERYDKFGESEEVEMEVESEDEEDDEREERDDGRPTQPDQDTQLQDMDEGSDDEEDGKAPLPPDNPMPPPLPPTPDQVIIRKDYDPKASKPQPPAKTLDEYLISPITGERIQASKMQEHMRIGLLDPRWLEQRDRGIRERQIEDEVYAPGMDIESSLKQLAERRTDIFGVEETAIGKKIGEEEIQKPEEKVTWDGHSGSMARTQQAAQANITLQEQIEAIHKAKGLVQEDESKEKIGPSKPELYHHHQSPLISSAPLLPKPNPPMNTMARAPPSMPPPVRTTLLSAVPVIPRPPMAPVQMRLAPGQVLTPMPPMMHAPRINVVPMPQPPHMMAPRPPPMVVPTSFVPAPPVPQPPRPDPQPPSHPPPRHDDEPASKKMKTEDNLIPEEDFLRIYKGSVSVKVQVPNMQDKTEWKLSGQALNFTVPLTDQVSVIKVKIHEATGMPAGKQKLQYEGIFIKDSNSLAYYNMNNGSVIHLALKERGGRKK, from the exons ATGCCGCCTGGGCCTGTACAAATTGTTCAACTGGAGCCCAACAACAGG GCAGATGAGTCAACAGAGGAAACCCCAGCAACGAAACCCATAGTTGGGATCATCTATCCACCTCCTGAGGTCCGAAACATCGTCGACAAGACTGCCAGTTTTGTAGCCAG GAATGGACCAGAGTTCGAGGCAAGGATCCGTCAGAATGAGATCAACAACCCAAAGTTCAACTTCCTGAACCCCAACGACCCATACCATGCTTACTACCGCCACAAAGTCAATGAATTCAAGGAGGGCAAGGGCCAGGAGCCGTCTGCGGCCGTGCCAAAGGTCATGCAGCAGCAGGCCCTGCAGAACTCACAGCAGCTTCCTCAAAAG GCTCAAGTGATTCATGAGACAGTGGTGCCAAAGGAGCCTCCACCTGAGTTTGAGTTCATTGCTGACCCTCCTTCAATCTCAGCATTCGACCTGGATGTTGTCAAGCTGACCGCCCAGTTTGTGGCTCGCAACGGGCGCCAGTTCCTCACACAGCTCATGCAGAAAGAACAGCGAAACTACCAGTTTGACTTCCTGCGACCTCAACACAGCCTCTTCAACTACTTCACCAAGCTGGTCGAGCAGTACACTAAG ATTCTGATCCCTCCCAAGGGACTTCTGATAAAGCTGAAAAGAGAGTCTGAGAACCCCAGGGAGGTGCTGGACCAG GTGAGGTACCGTGTTGAATGGGCGAAGTTCCAAGAGCGTGAaaggaagaaggaggaggaggagcgggaGAAAGAACGTGTGTCCTACGCCCAAATTGACTGGCATGACTTTGTAGTGGTGGAGACCGTGGACTTTCAGCCTAATGAACAAG GCCACTTCCCCCCACCCACCACACCTGAGGAGCTGGGAGCTCGCATCCTGACCCAGGAGCGTTATGACAAgtttggagagagtgaggaggtggagatggaggttgaaagtgaggatgaggaggacgATGAGCGGGAGGAGCGGGATGATGGGCGTCCCACACAGCCTGATCAGGACACACAGCTGCAAGACATGGATGAG GGTTCTGATGACGAGGAAGATGGCAAGGCACCATTGCCCCCAGACAACCCCATGCCACCCCCACTGCCCCCTACTCCAGACCAGGTCATTATCCGCAAGGACTATGACCCCAAAG CCTCCAAGCCACAGCCTCCAGCCAAGACTCTGGATGAGTACCTCATCTCTCCCATCACGGGTGAGAGGATCCAAGCCAGTAAGATGCAGGAGCACATGCGCATTGGGCTACTGGATCCCCGCTGGCTAGAGCAGAGGGACCGGGGCATCAGAGAGAGGCAAATCGAGGACGAGGTTTACGCCCCTGGCATGGATATTGAGAGCAGCCTGAAACAGTTGGCTGAGAGGCGTACTGATATCTTTGGCGTGGAGGAGACAGCCATCGGTAAGAAGATTGGAGAAGAGGAGATCCAGAAGCCTGAGGAGAAG GTGACCTGGGATGGGCACTCTGGCAGCATGGCGCGTACTCAGCAAGCAGCACAGGCCAACATCACCCTACAGGAGCAGATTGAGGCCATTCACAAGGCCAAGGGACTGGTGCAGGAGGATGAAAGCAAAGAGAAGATTGGACCGAGCAAGCCTGAGCTTTACCATCATCATCAATCACCCCTTATCTCCTCTGCCCCCCTTCTGCCCAAACCCAACCCTCCAATGAACACGATGGCTCGGGCCCCTCCTTCC ATGCCGCCCCCTGTACGCACCACTCTCCTGTCAGCTGTGCCTGTGATTCCACGGCCCCCCATGGCCCCTGTGCAGATGCGCCTGGCCCCAGGGCAGGTTCTAACACCCATGCCTCCCATGATGCATGCTCCCCGCATCAACGTGGTACCCATGCCCCAACCACCTCACATGATGGCCCCCAGACCACCCCCCATGGTGGTACCAACTT CATTTGTCCCTGCTCCTCCTGTCCCGCAGCCCCCCCGCCCTGACCCGCAGCCACCTTCCCACCCACCCCCACGCCATGATGATGAGCCTGCCAGCAAGAAGATGAAGACAGAGGACAACCTTATACCAGAGGAGGATTTCCTCCGCATATACAAG gGTTCCGTGTCGGTCAAAGTACAAGTTCCCAACATGCAGGACAAGAC